The sequence CAGGTATTCGGCGCGCGCCGTGGCTTGCAGAGCAGCGAGAAGGGTGACTGCGATAATGACCTTGGCGCACGCCTGCCGTGTTCCCGCCATCGATCAACCTCCTTGTGCCGAATTGCCGTGCGTGACCCACGGATGGGCGTCAGGACACCGTAGTGACGGAACTGATGTGCGATTTCCCGTCTATCGACGCTTCACCACATAGTCTATGCACGCGGCGTAACCGACTTCAAGCGAAGGCAGCCGCCTTGCAGCGAAACGGCCCCGTTCGCCTGCTTGGCAGAGGTAGACCCGTCCGGACGCTCGTGATTCGGCGCATCCGGCCGGTCGCGCGGGCTTGAGCGGCCGTAACCGGCGTCATACGATGCGCGCTGGCACGGTCGATTGGGGACGTGACGGAGCCAGACATGTCCGACACGGCGACAATTCGCTATCCGGTGTGGGTTCGCGGTGATCTCGACGGCTTCTTCGGCCTGATGGTTGACAACCTGGTGCAGGTGCTGCTGATCGTGGCGCTGTGCACGGCGATCGCCGGCCTGCCGGTGGAGTTCATTTTCACCCGTATGCTGCCGGGCGTGGCGATCAGCCTCATTGTCGGGAACCTGTTCTACGGTGCACAGGCCCACTGGGTCGCGCGGCGCCACAACAACCCGACGTGCACGGCGCTGCCGTACGGCATCAACACACCCTCGGTCATCGCCTATGCGTACTTCATCATGGGTCCGGTGTATCGCGCGACCGGCAGCTACGACCTGGCATGGAAAGCCGGCCTGCTGGCCTGCCTGGTCAGCGGCATCATCGAGCTCACCGGGGCGTTCTACGGCGAGCACCTCCGGCGCGTGACGCCGCGCGCCGCGCTGCTTGGCGTGCTGGCGGGCATCGGGATCACGTTCATCGCCGGCGACTTCGCGTTTCGCATCTACACGCGGCCGCTGGTGGGACTGCTGCCGCTGGTGGTGCTTCTGTTGGCGTACTTCGCCCGCTATCGCTTCCCGGGGCGCTTTCCCGGCGGGTTCCTCGCGGTGTTGCTGGGGACGGCGATCGCGTGGGGTACGACGCTGCTGGGGCCGCACTGGAACTTCGACGCCGGCAGCTACGGCTTCGGCAGCGTGGCGATGTCCGCGCTGGGGCTCCGCGACGCGCTGCACGGCTTCGGCTGGATTGCGCCGGTGTTCTGCGGACGGGAGCTGCTGGACGCGCTGGGCCAGCCTGAGCTGGTGGTCAGCTTCCTCGCCGTCTCAATCCCCATGGGCGTGATGAACGTCATCGGCTCGCTGCAGAACATCGAGTCGGCGGAGGCGGGCGGTGATCGCTTCGCGACCGGCCCGTCGCTGGCGGTCAACGGGCTGGGCAGTATCTGCGCCGGGCTGTTCGGCTCGTGCTTTCCGACGACGATCTACATCGGCCACCCGGGCTGGAAGGCGCTCGGGGCCAGGGCAGGCTACTCGCTGCTGAACGGCGTCTTCTTCGCGGCGGTTTTCCTGCTGGGGCTGGGGCCGTTCATCGCTCAGCTCATCCCGATTGAGGCGGGCGCTGCGATCGTCATGTACATCGGCATCATCATCACCGCCCAGGCGTTCCAGGCGACGCCCCGCGCCCACGCGCCCGCCGTCGCGATCGCGCTCTTCCCGGCCCTCGCCTCGTTCGTCATCACCTACGCCGGGATGTACTTCGGCATCGCCGGCGGGCAGACGCTGGCCGACCTCGTCAACGGCGCGCAGCACGGCATGCCGACCGAATGGCTGCCGGGGCTGTTGACGCTGAACGGCGCGAATTCCGCGTGGATCATCGTCACGTTGATTCTGGCGGCGATCGGGGCGGCGCTCGTCGACCGGCGTTACGCCGCCGCCGCCGTCTGGTGCGGGGCCGCGGCGGTGCTCACGGCGCTGGGGTTCGTGCACGCGTTCCGGCTGGAAGGCAACGTCATTCGTGAGCTGTTCGTCTGGCAGAGCACGGCGCCAACGGCGTCCGCACCGACGGGCGCGACCTTCACATACCGGGCCTATCCGATCGCCGTGGGCTACGCGCTGGGTACGGTGGTGCTGGCGTTGGCGGCGCTGCGGGCCCGGCGCGCGGCGCCGGGGGCCGCACCTTCGGACGAAGCCGCGCCGCCGGACGACGCCGAGGTGCCGGATTCGACGTAGGAGCGCATGGCCGCGGTGACCGGGCCGGCGGGGGCTACTCGTGTCGCAGCGCGTCCACGGGGTCGAGGCGCGCGGCCTTGAAGGCCGGGTAGATGCCGCTGATCACGCCGACGATCGTCGCCGTCGCGATGGACGTGATGATGATGGTGGCGTTGATCTCGGTCTTGAAGTTCATGTGCTTCAGCACGTTTTCCATGACGTCGGCGAACATCGCGCCGAGCAGGAGCCCGAGTGAGCCGCCGAGCAGGCTGATCACCAGCGCTTCCACGAGGAATTGCACGAGGATGTCGCTGCGGCGAGCGCCGACCGCCATGCGCACGCCGATCTCGCGGGTGCGCTCGGTGACGGAGACGAGCATGATGTTCATGATGCCGATGCCGCCGACGACGAGGCTGATGCCGGCGATGCTGTAGAAGACGATTTTGAAGACCAGCATGGCCTGGTTGATATTCTGCAGGGCCTCTTCCTGGTTGAAGATGCCGAAGTCGTCGGGCTGGCCGGGGCGGATCTTGTGGGCCTTGCGCAGTTCGCGCTTGACCTGGTTCTGCAGGTCCTCGAGCTGGTCGGGATTCTTCACTGAGATGGTCAGGCGGTTCAGCCACTTGCGGTTGAAGAAGCGTTTCAGGCCGGCCTCGATCGGGATGTACACGGTCTGGTCGGCGTTGATGAAACCGAGGCTGCCGCGTTTTTCGAGCACGCCGATGATGCGATACGTCGCCCCGCCGAGCTTGACGGTCTGGCCGACGGGGTCGGCGCCGGCAAAGAGCTTCTCCGCGACCTGGGCGCCGAGCAGGGCGAGCGCCGAGTCGGGGCTGTCGGATTCGGATTTCGCGAAGAGCCGCCCGCCGCGCTCGGTCTTGAACTCGTGGATTTCGAAGTACTCGCTCGACGTGGCGACGATGGTCACGTCCATGCTCTTCTGGAAGCGTTTGACGGTCGAGCCGCCGATCGCCTCGGGGGCAATGCGCTCCAGCTCGTTGGGCAGGGCGCGCATCAGAAAGCCCATGTCCTCGAGCGTCAGTGTCTGGGCTGACCCGACGATGCGGCCCTCGATGCGCGCGGATTCGGGGAACACGAAGAGCACGTTCGCGCCCAGGGACTTGAAGCGCTTAAAGATGTCGTTCGAGGCGCCCTCGAGGATCGACATGCACGCCACGACGGACGACACGCCGATCAGCACTCCCAGCGTGGCCAGCAGCGAACGCAGAAAGTGCGAGTCCAGGCTGCGGAGCGAGGTAATGATGAGCCGGAGGTAGAACATCCTTGGTCAGCGACGCGCCGCCGCGGCCCGCGCGGTCAATGCGTCACGAATCTCCTTCGTAGGGCAAGCAGCCCAAGCGGCCCCAGCAGGCTTTCCAAGCCGAACAGGCCGCACGCGGGCAGCAGCGCCGGCGTGGGCGCGAAGGCCGGCTCACCGGTCGGCTCCGCCCATTCCGCCGCGATCGCACTATGCATCGCGCTCGCCGCCGCCGCGCTGCGCGTCAGTGTGACAACTTCGGCGAAGGTCTCCAGCGGCGTGCCGAGCATCACGGAGACGCCGACGCCATCGGGCACGTTGGCGGCGTCAGCCTGGATCTTGGCACGCAGGGTGAATGGCGAACCGACCGTGACGTTGTAGGGGTAGCTGAGCACGAGGTTGGGCAGCACAAATACGCGGAACACGCCCAGCTCCGCGTCGAAGTCCGACAGATCCGCGTCGAGGATGCCACGCGTGGGCATGTCCCCGTCGGCCGCGATCGACACCTGACGCTCAGCCCCGCCGGTGATGGTCAGCGTGCCGGCAAACACTTCGAGCGGCTCGGCGTCCGCACGCTCCTGCGTCACGGTGACCTGCACCGTCAGCGTGACGCCGCTGAGGTCGCGGGCGTCATTCACCGCGAACACGGCCAGCACGCCGTCCAGATAGACGCGCCCCAGGTAACGCTGGGTCGTGCCCACGGGCACCCCGGCCTCGGCCGCGGAGAACACGACCTCGCGC comes from Phycisphaerae bacterium and encodes:
- a CDS encoding NCS2 family permease; this translates as MSDTATIRYPVWVRGDLDGFFGLMVDNLVQVLLIVALCTAIAGLPVEFIFTRMLPGVAISLIVGNLFYGAQAHWVARRHNNPTCTALPYGINTPSVIAYAYFIMGPVYRATGSYDLAWKAGLLACLVSGIIELTGAFYGEHLRRVTPRAALLGVLAGIGITFIAGDFAFRIYTRPLVGLLPLVVLLLAYFARYRFPGRFPGGFLAVLLGTAIAWGTTLLGPHWNFDAGSYGFGSVAMSALGLRDALHGFGWIAPVFCGRELLDALGQPELVVSFLAVSIPMGVMNVIGSLQNIESAEAGGDRFATGPSLAVNGLGSICAGLFGSCFPTTIYIGHPGWKALGARAGYSLLNGVFFAAVFLLGLGPFIAQLIPIEAGAAIVMYIGIIITAQAFQATPRAHAPAVAIALFPALASFVITYAGMYFGIAGGQTLADLVNGAQHGMPTEWLPGLLTLNGANSAWIIVTLILAAIGAALVDRRYAAAAVWCGAAAVLTALGFVHAFRLEGNVIRELFVWQSTAPTASAPTGATFTYRAYPIAVGYALGTVVLALAALRARRAAPGAAPSDEAAPPDDAEVPDST
- a CDS encoding ABC transporter permease, with product MFYLRLIITSLRSLDSHFLRSLLATLGVLIGVSSVVACMSILEGASNDIFKRFKSLGANVLFVFPESARIEGRIVGSAQTLTLEDMGFLMRALPNELERIAPEAIGGSTVKRFQKSMDVTIVATSSEYFEIHEFKTERGGRLFAKSESDSPDSALALLGAQVAEKLFAGADPVGQTVKLGGATYRIIGVLEKRGSLGFINADQTVYIPIEAGLKRFFNRKWLNRLTISVKNPDQLEDLQNQVKRELRKAHKIRPGQPDDFGIFNQEEALQNINQAMLVFKIVFYSIAGISLVVGGIGIMNIMLVSVTERTREIGVRMAVGARRSDILVQFLVEALVISLLGGSLGLLLGAMFADVMENVLKHMNFKTEINATIIITSIATATIVGVISGIYPAFKAARLDPVDALRHE